In Candidatus Cloacimonadota bacterium, the following are encoded in one genomic region:
- the kdsA gene encoding 3-deoxy-8-phosphooctulonate synthase: MKINKNSKFTIIAGPCAIESLETCLHIAKECKLLCDKFDFHYIFKASYKKANRTSGKSFRGVGLQTGLSILQKVKEKFSLPILTDVHEVCEVEAVSKIADIIQIPAFLSRQTELIEAVAKTGKWVNIKKGQFMSPNEIRFAYQKAIDRGNSHVFVTERGNSFGYNNLVVDFRNFQIIAEMGIPIIYDVTHSLQRPSLGNISGGNPELVPSMTRAAVATGNLSGLFIETHPQPNAAKSDAKSMLPLDQMNNLLKSVKNILQVI, from the coding sequence ATGAAAATAAATAAAAATTCAAAATTTACAATTATTGCCGGACCTTGTGCGATTGAATCATTAGAAACGTGTTTACACATTGCGAAAGAATGTAAGTTATTATGCGATAAATTTGATTTTCATTATATTTTCAAAGCTTCCTACAAAAAAGCAAATCGAACCTCCGGAAAATCCTTTCGCGGTGTTGGTTTGCAGACCGGATTATCTATCCTCCAAAAAGTGAAGGAGAAATTTTCATTACCAATTCTAACCGATGTGCATGAAGTTTGTGAAGTGGAAGCAGTTAGTAAAATTGCTGATATAATTCAGATTCCGGCATTTTTGTCGAGACAAACAGAACTTATCGAAGCTGTTGCCAAAACAGGAAAATGGGTTAATATCAAAAAAGGACAATTCATGTCTCCCAATGAAATCCGATTTGCATATCAAAAAGCAATTGATCGCGGAAATTCACATGTTTTCGTAACAGAGCGCGGAAATTCGTTCGGATACAATAATCTGGTAGTTGATTTTCGTAATTTTCAAATTATTGCGGAAATGGGAATACCAATTATCTACGATGTAACTCACAGTTTGCAACGACCGTCTCTTGGAAATATTTCCGGTGGAAATCCCGAATTAGTACCGAGCATGACAAGGGCAGCTGTGGCAACCGGTAACCTCTCCGGTTTGTTCATTGAAACTCACCCGCAACCAAATGCTGCAAAGAGCGATGCGAAATCTATGCTACCGCTGGATCAAATGAATAATTTGCTAAAATCCGTAAAAAACATTTTGCAAGTTATTTGA